Proteins from a single region of Bombus pascuorum chromosome 5, iyBomPasc1.1, whole genome shotgun sequence:
- the LOC132907315 gene encoding solute carrier family 2, facilitated glucose transporter member 1-like isoform X3 produces MDVSENGLKIVWSSVVSIFLIGGAAGSFLSSWVADRYGRKGALFVGNIFGIIGAAMFFLIRKLNSIEILLAGRLVVGLSGGFATSIVPMYMSEIAPLRLRGAVGVICQLGITCGVFLGQIAGLDTVLGTENSWHYMLGAFVPLCIYALVFTSIILPESPKYLYIIREQKQKALDELSRIRKMDIMLLEVEISSLQQEIETKTTAEPWTIKRIFKDPNLKLPVFLVCIIQFGQQMSGINVVFYYSNSIFINAGLGITGAQYATLGTGVANIGMALASVPVMSTLNRRGVLLTSIYLCLGCLIILCTSILLIHLSSHMPIICTIAVLAYVIFYGIGLGPIPYFIGSELFDVGPRPAAMALGSVFNWGGNFIVGMTFPTIESIMGPYTFLIFAVFLLLLGQIVRIYLPETRGKNTMDIAASISQGFNSRPNSIRHA; encoded by the exons ATGGATGTATCCGAAAATGGCCTGAAAATAGTTTGGTCTAGTGTTGTCTCAATTTTTCTCATTGGAGGGGCAGCTGGTTCATTCCTCTCAAGCTGGGTGGCAGATAGATATGGAAGAAAAGGAGCACTGTTTGTTGGAAACATATTTGGCATTATAGGAGCTGCAATGTTTTTTCTAATACgcaaattaaattcaatcgaAATTTTGTTAGCAGGCAGATTAGTTGTTG GACTATCTGGAGGTTTCGCGACAAGCATAGTACCAATGTACATGTCAGAAATTGCACCACTTAGGCTAAGAGGTGCAGTTGGAGTAATATGTCAACTAGGAATTACATGTGGAGTATTTTTAGGGCAAATTGCAGGACTTGATACAGTTCTAGGAACTGAAAATTCTTGGCATTATATGCTAGGAGCATTTGTTccattatgtatatatgccTTGGTTTTTACAAGCATTATTTTACCAGAAAGTcctaaatatctatatataatcaGGGAACAGAAGCAGAAAGCTTTGGATG aacTGAGTAGAATACGTAAAATGGATATAATGTTACTAGAAGTGGAAATTTCTAGTCTACAGcaagaaatagaaacaaaaacaacagcCGAACCTTGGACTATCAAGCGCATTTTTAAAGATCCAAATCTAAAGCTTCctgtatttttagtttgtatAATACAATTCGGTCAACAGATGAGTGGTATAAACGTTGTATTTTACTATTCTAACTCCATATTTATCAATGCTGGACTTGGCATTACTGGAGCACAATATGCTACTCTTGGTACTGGTGTGGCTAACATTGGTATGGCTCTTGCTTCAGTACCAGTGATGTCAACTTTGAATAGGAGAGGTGTCCTACTTACTAGTATATATTTGTGCTTAGgatgtttgataattttatgtacttccattttattaatt CATCTGTCATCGCATATGCCAATAATATGTACGATAGCCGTTCTGGCTTATGTGATATTTTATGGAATTGGTCTTGGACCAATACCATACTTCATTGGATCTGAATTATTCGACGTTGGTCCTAGACCAGCAGCTATGGCACTTGGTAGTGTTTTTAATTGGGGTGGAAATTTTATAGTAGGAATGACGTTCCCAACAATAGAAAGTATCATGGGACCatatacttttttaatatttgccgtatttcttttattattaggACAAATTGTTAg gATATACTTACCTGAGACTAGAGGAAAGAATACGATGGACATTGCAGCATCAATAAGTCAAGGATTTAACTCTAGACCAAATTCCATCCGTCAtgcttaa
- the LOC132907315 gene encoding solute carrier family 2, facilitated glucose transporter member 3-like isoform X1, with protein sequence MVFDSERSSYMRCDSEVGDMLDYRDSHAAVLTDSERSNRRSNSDNLNERSIPGGWTITLALAAVTCCLGSAVPTGFNIGVLNNAAHLVGAFCNESIRERYGMDVSENGLKIVWSSVVSIFLIGGAAGSFLSSWVADRYGRKGALFVGNIFGIIGAAMFFLIRKLNSIEILLAGRLVVGLSGGFATSIVPMYMSEIAPLRLRGAVGVICQLGITCGVFLGQIAGLDTVLGTENSWHYMLGAFVPLCIYALVFTSIILPESPKYLYIIREQKQKALDELSRIRKMDIMLLEVEISSLQQEIETKTTAEPWTIKRIFKDPNLKLPVFLVCIIQFGQQMSGINVVFYYSNSIFINAGLGITGAQYATLGTGVANIGMALASVPVMSTLNRRGVLLTSIYLCLGCLIILCTSILLIHLSSHMPIICTIAVLAYVIFYGIGLGPIPYFIGSELFDVGPRPAAMALGSVFNWGGNFIVGMTFPTIESIMGPYTFLIFAVFLLLLGQIVRIYLPETRGKNTMDIAASISQGFNSRPNSIRHA encoded by the exons ATGGTATTCGATTCTGAACG TTCATCATATATGCGTTGTGATTCCGAAGTGGGAGACATGCTTGATTATAGAG ATAGTCATGCCGCAGTACTCACGGACTCTGAGCGATCTAATCGTCGATCTAATTCGGATAATCTAAACGAAAGATCA atACCAGGAGGATGGACCATCACATTAGCTTTAGCAGCTGTTACCTGCTGCTTAGGATCAGCTGTACCAACAGGATTTAATATAGGGGTACTAAATAATGCAGCCCAT CTGGTGGGTGCATTTTGTAATGAAAGTATTAGAGAAAGATATGGCATGGATGTATCCGAAAATGGCCTGAAAATAGTTTGGTCTAGTGTTGTCTCAATTTTTCTCATTGGAGGGGCAGCTGGTTCATTCCTCTCAAGCTGGGTGGCAGATAGATATGGAAGAAAAGGAGCACTGTTTGTTGGAAACATATTTGGCATTATAGGAGCTGCAATGTTTTTTCTAATACgcaaattaaattcaatcgaAATTTTGTTAGCAGGCAGATTAGTTGTTG GACTATCTGGAGGTTTCGCGACAAGCATAGTACCAATGTACATGTCAGAAATTGCACCACTTAGGCTAAGAGGTGCAGTTGGAGTAATATGTCAACTAGGAATTACATGTGGAGTATTTTTAGGGCAAATTGCAGGACTTGATACAGTTCTAGGAACTGAAAATTCTTGGCATTATATGCTAGGAGCATTTGTTccattatgtatatatgccTTGGTTTTTACAAGCATTATTTTACCAGAAAGTcctaaatatctatatataatcaGGGAACAGAAGCAGAAAGCTTTGGATG aacTGAGTAGAATACGTAAAATGGATATAATGTTACTAGAAGTGGAAATTTCTAGTCTACAGcaagaaatagaaacaaaaacaacagcCGAACCTTGGACTATCAAGCGCATTTTTAAAGATCCAAATCTAAAGCTTCctgtatttttagtttgtatAATACAATTCGGTCAACAGATGAGTGGTATAAACGTTGTATTTTACTATTCTAACTCCATATTTATCAATGCTGGACTTGGCATTACTGGAGCACAATATGCTACTCTTGGTACTGGTGTGGCTAACATTGGTATGGCTCTTGCTTCAGTACCAGTGATGTCAACTTTGAATAGGAGAGGTGTCCTACTTACTAGTATATATTTGTGCTTAGgatgtttgataattttatgtacttccattttattaatt CATCTGTCATCGCATATGCCAATAATATGTACGATAGCCGTTCTGGCTTATGTGATATTTTATGGAATTGGTCTTGGACCAATACCATACTTCATTGGATCTGAATTATTCGACGTTGGTCCTAGACCAGCAGCTATGGCACTTGGTAGTGTTTTTAATTGGGGTGGAAATTTTATAGTAGGAATGACGTTCCCAACAATAGAAAGTATCATGGGACCatatacttttttaatatttgccgtatttcttttattattaggACAAATTGTTAg gATATACTTACCTGAGACTAGAGGAAAGAATACGATGGACATTGCAGCATCAATAAGTCAAGGATTTAACTCTAGACCAAATTCCATCCGTCAtgcttaa
- the LOC132907315 gene encoding solute carrier family 2, facilitated glucose transporter member 3-like isoform X2: MALGLDSHAAVLTDSERSNRRSNSDNLNERSIPGGWTITLALAAVTCCLGSAVPTGFNIGVLNNAAHLVGAFCNESIRERYGMDVSENGLKIVWSSVVSIFLIGGAAGSFLSSWVADRYGRKGALFVGNIFGIIGAAMFFLIRKLNSIEILLAGRLVVGLSGGFATSIVPMYMSEIAPLRLRGAVGVICQLGITCGVFLGQIAGLDTVLGTENSWHYMLGAFVPLCIYALVFTSIILPESPKYLYIIREQKQKALDELSRIRKMDIMLLEVEISSLQQEIETKTTAEPWTIKRIFKDPNLKLPVFLVCIIQFGQQMSGINVVFYYSNSIFINAGLGITGAQYATLGTGVANIGMALASVPVMSTLNRRGVLLTSIYLCLGCLIILCTSILLIHLSSHMPIICTIAVLAYVIFYGIGLGPIPYFIGSELFDVGPRPAAMALGSVFNWGGNFIVGMTFPTIESIMGPYTFLIFAVFLLLLGQIVRIYLPETRGKNTMDIAASISQGFNSRPNSIRHA, translated from the exons ATGGCGTTAGGGTTAg ATAGTCATGCCGCAGTACTCACGGACTCTGAGCGATCTAATCGTCGATCTAATTCGGATAATCTAAACGAAAGATCA atACCAGGAGGATGGACCATCACATTAGCTTTAGCAGCTGTTACCTGCTGCTTAGGATCAGCTGTACCAACAGGATTTAATATAGGGGTACTAAATAATGCAGCCCAT CTGGTGGGTGCATTTTGTAATGAAAGTATTAGAGAAAGATATGGCATGGATGTATCCGAAAATGGCCTGAAAATAGTTTGGTCTAGTGTTGTCTCAATTTTTCTCATTGGAGGGGCAGCTGGTTCATTCCTCTCAAGCTGGGTGGCAGATAGATATGGAAGAAAAGGAGCACTGTTTGTTGGAAACATATTTGGCATTATAGGAGCTGCAATGTTTTTTCTAATACgcaaattaaattcaatcgaAATTTTGTTAGCAGGCAGATTAGTTGTTG GACTATCTGGAGGTTTCGCGACAAGCATAGTACCAATGTACATGTCAGAAATTGCACCACTTAGGCTAAGAGGTGCAGTTGGAGTAATATGTCAACTAGGAATTACATGTGGAGTATTTTTAGGGCAAATTGCAGGACTTGATACAGTTCTAGGAACTGAAAATTCTTGGCATTATATGCTAGGAGCATTTGTTccattatgtatatatgccTTGGTTTTTACAAGCATTATTTTACCAGAAAGTcctaaatatctatatataatcaGGGAACAGAAGCAGAAAGCTTTGGATG aacTGAGTAGAATACGTAAAATGGATATAATGTTACTAGAAGTGGAAATTTCTAGTCTACAGcaagaaatagaaacaaaaacaacagcCGAACCTTGGACTATCAAGCGCATTTTTAAAGATCCAAATCTAAAGCTTCctgtatttttagtttgtatAATACAATTCGGTCAACAGATGAGTGGTATAAACGTTGTATTTTACTATTCTAACTCCATATTTATCAATGCTGGACTTGGCATTACTGGAGCACAATATGCTACTCTTGGTACTGGTGTGGCTAACATTGGTATGGCTCTTGCTTCAGTACCAGTGATGTCAACTTTGAATAGGAGAGGTGTCCTACTTACTAGTATATATTTGTGCTTAGgatgtttgataattttatgtacttccattttattaatt CATCTGTCATCGCATATGCCAATAATATGTACGATAGCCGTTCTGGCTTATGTGATATTTTATGGAATTGGTCTTGGACCAATACCATACTTCATTGGATCTGAATTATTCGACGTTGGTCCTAGACCAGCAGCTATGGCACTTGGTAGTGTTTTTAATTGGGGTGGAAATTTTATAGTAGGAATGACGTTCCCAACAATAGAAAGTATCATGGGACCatatacttttttaatatttgccgtatttcttttattattaggACAAATTGTTAg gATATACTTACCTGAGACTAGAGGAAAGAATACGATGGACATTGCAGCATCAATAAGTCAAGGATTTAACTCTAGACCAAATTCCATCCGTCAtgcttaa